A region from the Lolium perenne isolate Kyuss_39 chromosome 4, Kyuss_2.0, whole genome shotgun sequence genome encodes:
- the LOC127295589 gene encoding protein high chlorophyll fluorescent 107, which produces MAMRLFSSSSPPPPLLSSPATKISSPAALSSLRLRRARPAAAGREDEAAGAGPFDRRMEEIAKKVPLFEPAGVGEPAATAARPLPINLELWLHRAKVHTRKYEFAHAEKLLDKCMLYWPEDGRPYVALGKLYSKQSRFDKARAVYERGCQATQGENPYIWQCWAVLESKGGSIRRARELFDAATVADAKHIAAWHGWAILEIKQGNIKKARNLLAKGLKYCGGNEYIYQTLALLEARAERFEQARTLFQQATQCNPKSCASWLSWAQVEMRVENNVLARKLFEKAVQASPKNRFSWHVWALFEANQGNIDKARKLFKIGHAVNPRDPVILQSLALLEYNCASPNVARVLFRKASQIDPRHQPVWIAWGWMEWKEGNERTARSLYQRALSVNSTNECAARCLQAWGVLEQRVGNYTAARRLLRASLNINSQSEVTWLTWAALEEEQGDPVRAEEIRDLYFQQRIEVVDDASWVMGFLDIIDPALDSVKKLLNIDRPSGPARQGNATSTAEQDGTTTMTPAAAGELPGSSTPQGSSTANLDSIRSAEGLSTSDLDGIVDPRAPYTRQPDSDLDVDGFIRRRLGLDPAELDAVLEGSDPRGVISQRRTRGLTRKPLPLLPVP; this is translated from the exons ATGGCGATGcggctcttctcctcctcctccccgcctCCCCCGCTCCTCTCCAGCCCCGCCACCAAGATCTCCTCCCCCGCCGCGCTCTCctccctccgcctccgccgcgcgCGGCCTGCCGCCGCGgggcgggaagacgaggcggcAGGCGCGGGGCCGTTCGACAGGAGGATGGAGGAGATCGCCAAGAAGGTCCCGCTCTTCGAGCCGGCCGGGGTGGGCGAGCCCGCCGCCACGGCCGCCCGCCCGCTGCCCATCAACCTCGAGCTCTGGCTCCACCGCGCCAAGGTGCACACCAGGAAGTACGAGTTCGCCCACGCCGAGAAGCTCCTCGACAAG TGCATGTTGTATTGGCCTGAAGACGGGCGCCCATATGTCGCGCTTGGGAAGCTATACAGTAAGCAGTCGAGGTTCGACAAAGCTAGAGCGGTTTATGAAAGGGGCTGCCAAGCGACACAAGGAGAGAATCCATACATCTGGCAG TGCTGGGCAGTGTTAGAAAGCAAGGGCGGGAGTATCCGAAGAGCACGGGAGCTATTTGATGCTGCTACCGTGGCTGATGCAAAGCACATCGCGGCTTGGCATGGGTGGGCCATTTTGGAAATCAAGCAAGGAAACATAAAAAAGGCTCGAAACCTGCTTGCAAAAGGTCTCAAGTATTGTGGAGGGAATGAGTACATATACCAAACTCTTGCTTTGCTTGAAGCTAGAGCAGAGCGCTTTGAGCAAGCACGGACTTTGTTCCAGCAAGCTACTCAATGCAATCCAAAAAGTTGTGCAAGCTGGCTA TCTTGGGCTCAGGTCGAAATGCGTGTAGAGAACAATGTGCTGGCAAGGAAGCTCTTTGAG AAAGCGGTCCAGGCTAGTCCTAAGAACAGATTTTCGTGGCATGTCTGGGCACTCTTTGAGGCCAATCAAGGTAATATTGACAAAGCAAGGAAGTTATTTAAGATTGGCCACGCAGTGAACCCCAGGGACCCTGTAATTCTTCAATCCCTTGCATTGCTGGAATACAACTGCGCATCTCCAAATGTGGCCCGTGTGTTATTTAGAAAAGCTTCCCAGATTGATCCAAGACATCAGCCAGTTTGGATA GCTTGGGGGTGGATGGAGTGGAAAGAAGGAAATGAGAGAACTGCAAGGTCACTCTATCAAAGAGCCTTGTCAGTTAATTCAACGAATGAATGTGCTGCTCGCTGTCTTCAG GCTTGGGGAGTCCTAGAACAGCGTGTTGGTAACTACACCGCTGCCAGAAGATTGTTGCGGGCTTCGTTGAACATAAATTCTCAgagcgaggtgacatggctgaCATGGGCGGCACTGGAGGAGGAACAGGGGGATCCAGTTCGTGCTGAAGAAATACGGGACCTTTATTTTCAGCAG CGTATCGAGGTGGTGGATGATGCCTCCTGGGTCATGGGCTTCCTGGATATCATCGATCCTGCTCTTGACAGTGTGAAGAAGCTCCTAAACATAGACCGACCTTCGGGGCCAGCGAGGCAAGGAAATGCGACGAGCACGGCAGAGCAAGACGGCACCACCACGATGACTCCTGCTGCAGCCGGAGAGCTCCCCGGAAGTTCCACACCTCAAGGTTCAAGTACAGCAAACCTCGACAGTATCAGATCAGCTGAAGGCTTAAGTACTTCCGACCTCGACGGCATCGTCGACCCCCGTGCTCCATACACTCGACAGCCGGATAGCGATCTCGACGTGGACGGCTTCATCAGGAGAAGGCTGGGCCTCGATCCGGCGGAGCTAGATGCGGTGCTGGAGGGCTCTGATCCTAGGGGAGTTATTTCTCAGAGGAGGACGCGGGGGCTTACCAGGAAACCTCTCCCTCTTCTACCCGTCCCGTAG
- the LOC127348947 gene encoding uncharacterized protein: protein MALAALVRLALWFFGSFLELAILVLFRGLALLLVASVDLVRLPGQAADAALEATKGAIEAAAEFAFGLVWEVAVAVVSAFLESLWSVVAGAAELASSAVGELMEAARDGSEEAAKALAEALEGAADAVAGTLVKLGENYMDSLVHVLQNLI, encoded by the coding sequence ATGGCACTTGCTGCGCTCGTTAGACTAGCTCTATGGTTTTTCGGCTCGTTCCTGGAGCTCGCCATCTTGGTGCTCTTCCGTGGTctggccctcctcctcgtcgcctcCGTAGACCTGGTCAGGCTGCCGGGGCAGGCGGCCGACGCGGCGCTCGAGGCCACCAAGGGCGCCATCGAAGCGGCGGCCGAGTTCGCCTTCGGCCTAGTCTGGGAGGTGGCGGTGGCCGTCGTGTCGGCGTTTCTTGAGTCCCTATGGAGCGTCGTGGCCGGCGCAGCGGAGCTCGCGTCGTCAGCAGTCGGGGAGCTCATGGAAGCAGCGCGGGACGGCAGCGAGGAGGCGGCGAAGGCTCTGGCGGAGGCGCTTGAGGGCGCGGCGGATGCAGTGGCCGGCACGCTGGTGAAGCTAGGGGAAAACTACATGGATTCTCTCGTGCACGTCTTGCAAAATCTCATCTGA